A single genomic interval of Desulfovibrio intestinalis harbors:
- a CDS encoding molybdopterin-binding protein codes for MKTIHVHEAVGSVLCHDITRIVPGESKGPVFSKGHVVRPEDIKVLLEVGKEHLYVFEPLPGMVHENDAAARIVAATAGSNLTAGKPKEGRINLSAACDGLLKIDVPTLARINGLGEITVATLHSLQFVTKGRPVAGMRVVPLMIEEEKLRSMEEMVSHPVVEVLPLAHAKVGVVTTGSEVYYGRIQDAFGPVLRKKFAKLGSSVMGQTLTSDEVDMTAAAIVDFLHQGADMIVVTGGMSVDPDDRTPTAIRASGAEIVSYGAPVYPGAMFLLAHATGPRGRVPVLGLPGCVMYHKASIFDLVVPRLLAGLEVTAEDVAGMGHGGFCASCPECTYPICPFGK; via the coding sequence ATGAAAACCATACATGTTCATGAGGCAGTTGGTAGTGTTCTTTGTCACGATATAACACGGATTGTGCCCGGCGAGAGCAAAGGGCCGGTTTTTAGCAAGGGCCATGTGGTGCGCCCCGAAGATATCAAGGTGCTGCTCGAAGTAGGCAAGGAGCATCTTTATGTTTTCGAGCCACTGCCAGGCATGGTGCACGAAAATGACGCAGCTGCCCGCATTGTGGCTGCCACGGCAGGAAGCAACCTTACTGCCGGAAAGCCCAAAGAAGGGCGCATCAACCTTTCTGCCGCATGTGACGGCCTGTTGAAAATTGATGTGCCCACACTCGCAAGAATCAATGGTCTGGGCGAAATTACCGTAGCCACCCTGCACAGCCTGCAATTTGTGACCAAAGGGCGGCCTGTGGCTGGTATGCGCGTTGTTCCCCTTATGATTGAAGAGGAAAAGCTGCGCAGTATGGAAGAGATGGTCAGCCATCCCGTTGTGGAGGTGCTGCCCCTCGCCCACGCCAAAGTGGGCGTGGTGACCACAGGCAGCGAAGTCTACTATGGCCGCATTCAAGACGCTTTTGGCCCGGTGCTGCGAAAAAAATTCGCCAAACTGGGCAGCAGTGTTATGGGCCAGACCCTCACCAGCGATGAAGTGGACATGACAGCCGCCGCCATTGTGGATTTTCTGCATCAGGGTGCGGACATGATTGTGGTTACTGGCGGTATGTCCGTTGACCCCGACGACCGCACGCCTACCGCCATTCGCGCTTCCGGCGCAGAAATTGTCAGTTATGGCGCTCCGGTATATCCGGGGGCCATGTTTCTTCTTGCTCACGCCACAGGCCCGCGAGGGCGTGTACCTGTGCTGGGGCTGCCAGGCTGCGTCATGTACCACAAGGCCAGTATTTTTGATCTGGTGGTGCCGCGTCTTTTGGCTGGCCTGGAGGTTACCGCTGAAGATGTGGCGGGCATGGGGCATGGCGGCTTTTGCGCCAGTTGCCCCGAATGTACCTACCCCATTTGCCCTTTCGGCAAGTAA
- a CDS encoding molybdopterin-dependent aldehyde oxidoreductase has protein sequence MEPKTLVVNGIPRRLLVSPNDTLVDVLRSQLQLTSVKVGCGKGQCGACTVLLDGKVSRACIIKMSRVAENAAVTTLEGIGTPACLHPLQHAWIQHGAAQCGFCTPGFIVSAKALLDENIKPSREDVRDWFQKHHNICRCTGYKPLVDAVMDAAAIMRGEKTVEDISFKMPADGRIWGTSIPRPSAVAKVTGVAEYGADAVVRMPEDTLHLALAQAKVSHALIKGIDTSEAEKMPGVFKVLTHNDVKGKNRITGLITFPTNKGDGWERPILNDSKIFQYGDALAIVCADSEANARAAAEKVKFDLELLPEYMSAPEAMAPDAIEIHPGTPNVYYDQLEEKGEDTAPFFNDPNNVVIEGSYYTQRQPHLPIEPDVGYGYINEQGQVVIHSKSIGLHLHALMIAPGLGLEFPKDLVLVQNTAGGTFGYKFSPTMEALIGVAVMATGRPCHLRYNYEQQQNYTGKRSPFWTTLRYAATKQGKILAMDTDWSVDHGPYSEFGDLLTLRGAQYIGAGYGIANIRGVGRTVATNHCWGAAFRGYGAPESEFPSEVLMDELAEKLGMDPFELRALNCYKEGDTTPTGQVPEVMSLPEMFSKMRPYYEESKKRVKERSTAEVKRGVGVALGVYGAGLDGPDTSEAWVELNMDGSVTLGNSWEDHGQGADAGSLGTAHEALRPLNIAPENIHLVMNDTSKTPNSGPAGGSRSQVVTGNAIRVACEMLIEGMRKPGGGFFTADEMKAEGRPLRYEGKWTAPAKDCDLKGQGSPFACYMYGLFLTEVAVEKATGKTTVEKIVCVADIGTLCNKLVVDGQIYGGLAQGVGLALTEDYEDLKKHSTMGGSGVPSIKVIPDDMEIIYVQTHRKDGPFGASGVGEMPLTAPHAAIINGIYNACGARIRHLPARPEKVLEAMPK, from the coding sequence ATGGAACCTAAAACTCTTGTAGTCAATGGCATTCCCCGGCGTTTGCTGGTCAGCCCCAATGACACGCTGGTGGACGTGCTGCGCAGCCAGTTGCAGCTCACCAGCGTAAAAGTGGGTTGCGGCAAGGGGCAGTGCGGCGCTTGTACCGTTCTTTTGGACGGCAAAGTGTCGCGCGCCTGCATCATCAAGATGAGCCGCGTAGCAGAAAACGCAGCCGTGACCACCCTTGAAGGCATTGGCACCCCCGCCTGCCTGCATCCCCTGCAGCACGCCTGGATACAGCACGGCGCGGCGCAGTGCGGTTTTTGCACTCCCGGCTTCATCGTGTCGGCCAAGGCCCTGCTGGACGAAAATATCAAGCCCAGCCGTGAAGACGTGCGCGACTGGTTCCAGAAGCACCACAACATCTGTCGTTGCACGGGCTACAAGCCTCTTGTGGACGCCGTTATGGACGCTGCCGCCATTATGCGCGGCGAAAAAACCGTTGAAGATATCAGCTTCAAGATGCCCGCCGACGGCCGCATCTGGGGTACCAGCATTCCTCGTCCCAGCGCCGTAGCCAAGGTTACAGGCGTGGCTGAATACGGCGCCGACGCCGTTGTGCGTATGCCTGAAGACACGCTGCACCTGGCTTTGGCCCAGGCCAAGGTTTCCCACGCGCTCATCAAGGGCATTGACACCTCCGAAGCCGAAAAAATGCCCGGCGTGTTCAAGGTACTGACCCATAATGACGTGAAGGGCAAAAATCGCATCACGGGCCTCATCACCTTCCCTACCAACAAGGGTGACGGTTGGGAACGCCCCATTTTGAACGACAGCAAGATCTTCCAGTACGGCGACGCTCTGGCCATCGTTTGCGCTGACTCCGAAGCCAATGCGCGCGCTGCCGCCGAAAAGGTAAAATTTGATCTGGAACTGCTGCCAGAATACATGAGCGCCCCTGAAGCTATGGCTCCTGACGCCATTGAAATTCACCCCGGCACGCCCAACGTCTATTATGACCAGCTTGAAGAAAAGGGCGAAGATACTGCCCCCTTCTTCAACGATCCCAATAATGTGGTGATCGAAGGCAGCTACTACACCCAGCGTCAGCCGCATCTGCCCATCGAGCCCGACGTGGGTTACGGCTACATCAACGAGCAGGGCCAGGTGGTCATCCACTCCAAATCCATCGGCCTTCATCTGCACGCGCTCATGATCGCCCCCGGTCTTGGTCTGGAGTTCCCCAAGGATCTCGTGCTGGTGCAGAACACTGCTGGCGGCACCTTTGGCTACAAGTTCAGCCCCACTATGGAAGCCCTGATCGGCGTAGCCGTCATGGCCACTGGCCGTCCCTGCCATCTGCGCTACAACTACGAGCAGCAGCAGAACTACACCGGCAAGCGTTCGCCTTTCTGGACCACGCTGCGTTACGCGGCCACCAAGCAGGGCAAGATTCTCGCTATGGATACGGACTGGAGCGTTGACCACGGTCCTTACTCCGAATTCGGCGACCTGCTGACCCTGCGCGGTGCGCAGTACATCGGCGCTGGTTACGGCATTGCCAATATTCGTGGCGTAGGCCGCACGGTTGCCACCAACCACTGCTGGGGCGCGGCTTTCCGCGGTTACGGCGCGCCGGAATCCGAGTTCCCCTCTGAAGTGCTGATGGACGAACTGGCAGAAAAGCTCGGCATGGATCCCTTCGAGCTGCGCGCCCTCAACTGCTATAAAGAAGGCGACACCACGCCTACGGGTCAGGTTCCTGAAGTCATGAGCCTGCCTGAAATGTTTAGCAAAATGCGTCCTTACTACGAAGAATCCAAAAAGCGCGTGAAGGAACGTTCCACTGCCGAAGTAAAGCGCGGCGTGGGCGTGGCCCTTGGCGTGTACGGTGCGGGTCTTGACGGGCCGGATACTTCCGAAGCCTGGGTAGAGCTTAATATGGATGGCAGTGTGACCCTGGGCAACTCCTGGGAAGACCACGGCCAGGGTGCGGACGCCGGTTCGCTGGGCACGGCCCACGAAGCGCTGCGTCCCCTGAATATTGCGCCTGAAAATATTCACCTTGTCATGAACGACACCAGCAAGACCCCCAACTCCGGCCCTGCTGGCGGTTCACGTTCGCAAGTGGTCACTGGCAACGCCATTCGCGTGGCTTGCGAAATGCTCATTGAGGGCATGCGTAAACCCGGCGGCGGCTTCTTTACGGCTGACGAAATGAAGGCTGAAGGCCGTCCGTTGCGCTATGAAGGCAAGTGGACCGCCCCTGCCAAAGACTGCGACCTCAAGGGTCAGGGTTCGCCTTTTGCCTGCTACATGTACGGTCTTTTCCTTACGGAAGTGGCTGTTGAAAAGGCTACGGGCAAAACCACCGTTGAAAAGATCGTCTGCGTGGCCGATATCGGCACCCTCTGCAACAAGCTTGTGGTGGATGGTCAGATCTACGGCGGTCTCGCCCAGGGCGTTGGCCTTGCGCTTACCGAAGACTACGAAGACCTCAAGAAGCACAGCACCATGGGCGGCTCGGGCGTTCCCAGCATCAAGGTGATTCCCGACGATATGGAAATCATCTATGTGCAGACCCACCGCAAGGACGGTCCCTTCGGCGCATCCGGCGTGGGCGAAATGCCCCTCACCGCGCCGCATGCGGCCATCATCAACGGCATCTACAATGCCTGCGGTGCGCGCATCCGGCACCTGCCCGCGCGTCCCGAAAAGGTCTTGGAGGCCATGCCCAAGTAG
- a CDS encoding pyridine nucleotide-disulfide oxidoreductase/dicluster-binding protein — MMDQKRLHEIEARCTQESPPRCREACPFDLDVRTFMARMAEGKPGEARKLMERHLPLPGIMARICDAPCENVCLRRDLGGSVAMHGLELACMLAVGPQGRPLPLPPKRFSIAVMGAGLAGLAAAWDLSRKAYPVTVFYAGTPSQAVLETYPQLGSHGDAACPKDFLAEDMELLARQKVQFVEAALDQSLLDKVAAEYAGVLVDAGVVPSLVPVLADLDEEILHWRDNICCAGWCNQTPTGHAFASSSRQAGQGRRAAQTLERVTSGVSLTAARNKEQGALHTDVKGIAPVPRVEPAEAVYAADEAVAEAARCLQCQCMICVRECVYLQKYKGYPRVYARQVHNNASIVKGLHTANALINGCALCGQCEELCPENFSMAELCLSAREDMVENGYMPPSAHEFALEDMENASGAECVLVLPDTSLPSGASPSWLFFPGCQLAASRGEQVARVYALLRERMAASADPGVALMLSCCGIPARWAGRANLFAEHMEKLRQAWIDLGKPRIMAACSSCLTALREALPEAEALSLWEVLDQMGLPDGPLVSLAPSVDEVDKSGNGQPVTGQGTAINLPEVFSIQDPCTARHDSAWLAAVRSLSRRAGARIEEPRLSGASTACCGYGGLVWCAQPELADEMAAHRSAELPHAGLASCIMCRDRMAASGKECWHLLDLLFPDCAHAGTGAEKGPGLSARRANRAALRRRLLREWLGQDAPEPGKGRVLMSQEMLTRLEERHILLGDIESAVVGAEASGHRFENLENGHILGSWRPRQVTFWVEYQPQGENFILHDAWCHRMVVPGSGGHEAVDVINSHQCCTDGQRGGQGGVQS, encoded by the coding sequence ATGATGGATCAGAAGCGCCTGCACGAGATTGAAGCCCGTTGCACGCAGGAGAGCCCTCCGCGTTGCCGTGAAGCTTGTCCTTTTGATCTGGACGTACGCACCTTTATGGCGCGCATGGCCGAGGGCAAACCCGGGGAAGCCCGCAAGCTGATGGAGCGCCACCTGCCCCTGCCGGGCATTATGGCGCGCATTTGCGACGCCCCCTGCGAAAACGTCTGTCTGCGGCGCGATCTTGGCGGCAGCGTGGCCATGCATGGCCTTGAGCTTGCCTGTATGCTGGCGGTGGGGCCGCAGGGCCGTCCCTTGCCCTTGCCGCCCAAGCGTTTCAGCATAGCGGTTATGGGCGCTGGCTTGGCTGGCCTGGCGGCGGCCTGGGATCTTTCACGCAAGGCTTATCCTGTAACGGTATTTTATGCCGGAACGCCCAGTCAGGCAGTGCTGGAAACCTATCCGCAGCTCGGCAGCCACGGCGACGCGGCTTGCCCCAAGGATTTTCTTGCCGAGGATATGGAGCTTCTGGCCCGCCAGAAGGTGCAGTTTGTTGAAGCTGCACTGGACCAGTCCCTGCTGGACAAGGTGGCGGCGGAATATGCTGGCGTACTTGTGGATGCTGGCGTGGTTCCGTCTCTGGTGCCTGTTCTGGCTGATTTGGACGAAGAAATCCTGCACTGGCGGGATAATATCTGCTGCGCGGGCTGGTGTAATCAAACGCCCACAGGGCATGCTTTTGCCTCGTCATCACGGCAGGCTGGGCAGGGAAGGCGCGCAGCCCAGACGCTGGAGCGCGTGACCAGTGGCGTGTCGCTTACCGCCGCGCGCAACAAGGAACAGGGAGCCTTGCATACCGATGTGAAGGGCATTGCCCCCGTGCCTCGTGTGGAGCCAGCCGAAGCCGTATATGCTGCCGACGAGGCCGTGGCTGAGGCCGCCCGTTGTCTGCAATGCCAGTGTATGATCTGTGTGCGCGAATGCGTGTATTTGCAAAAATACAAGGGCTATCCGCGGGTGTACGCGCGGCAGGTGCACAACAACGCCTCCATAGTCAAAGGGCTGCATACTGCCAACGCCCTGATTAACGGCTGCGCCCTCTGCGGCCAGTGCGAAGAGCTGTGCCCCGAGAATTTTTCTATGGCCGAGCTTTGCCTTTCCGCCCGCGAAGATATGGTGGAAAACGGCTACATGCCGCCATCGGCCCACGAATTCGCTCTGGAGGATATGGAAAACGCCTCTGGCGCGGAATGCGTCCTTGTATTGCCCGACACTTCCTTGCCGTCTGGTGCTAGCCCGTCATGGCTGTTCTTTCCCGGTTGCCAGCTTGCTGCCTCGCGTGGCGAACAGGTGGCGCGGGTTTACGCCCTGTTGCGCGAGCGCATGGCCGCAAGTGCCGACCCCGGCGTGGCCCTTATGCTTTCCTGTTGCGGCATCCCGGCCCGGTGGGCGGGGCGGGCCAATCTTTTTGCCGAACATATGGAAAAATTGCGCCAAGCCTGGATAGACCTTGGTAAACCGCGCATAATGGCGGCGTGTTCTTCCTGCCTCACAGCCTTGCGCGAAGCCTTGCCTGAGGCGGAAGCGCTGTCTCTTTGGGAGGTTCTGGACCAGATGGGCCTGCCCGACGGGCCTCTGGTTTCTTTGGCTCCGTCAGTTGATGAAGTTGATAAGTCCGGCAACGGCCAGCCTGTGACCGGGCAAGGTACGGCCATCAACCTGCCTGAAGTTTTTTCCATTCAGGATCCCTGCACGGCACGGCACGACAGCGCGTGGCTCGCGGCTGTGCGCAGCCTGTCCCGGCGGGCGGGAGCGCGCATTGAAGAGCCGCGCCTCAGCGGAGCGTCCACTGCCTGCTGTGGCTATGGCGGCCTTGTGTGGTGCGCTCAGCCAGAACTTGCTGACGAAATGGCCGCGCATCGCTCCGCAGAGTTGCCCCACGCGGGCCTTGCCTCCTGCATCATGTGCCGCGACAGAATGGCTGCAAGCGGCAAAGAATGCTGGCATTTGCTCGACCTGCTTTTTCCTGACTGCGCCCATGCAGGCACCGGGGCGGAAAAAGGTCCCGGCCTGTCGGCCCGGCGTGCCAACCGTGCGGCCCTGCGCCGCCGTCTGCTGAGGGAATGGCTGGGCCAGGACGCGCCAGAACCCGGCAAGGGGCGGGTGCTCATGAGCCAGGAAATGTTGACCCGGCTGGAAGAGAGGCACATTCTGCTGGGAGACATTGAATCGGCGGTGGTTGGAGCCGAAGCCAGCGGTCATCGCTTTGAAAATCTTGAAAACGGTCACATTCTCGGCTCCTGGCGTCCCCGTCAGGTAACATTCTGGGTAGAGTATCAACCGCAGGGCGAAAATTTCATTCTCCACGACGCATGGTGCCACCGCATGGTGGTGCCCGGTTCCGGCGGACACGAAGCCGTGGATGTCATCAACAGCCATCAGTGTTGCACTGACGGGCAGCGCGGTGGCCAAGGAGGGGTTCAGTCATGA
- a CDS encoding DVU_1557 family redox protein has protein sequence MSMGPNYGPDGGQWVCGRCRVPLEQGKVPVFYLNSAFDVTLPRCPKCGLTQVPKSLAEGKMVEVESLLEDK, from the coding sequence ATGAGCATGGGACCCAATTATGGACCAGACGGCGGCCAATGGGTGTGCGGACGTTGCCGTGTGCCTCTGGAGCAGGGCAAGGTTCCGGTTTTTTACCTCAACAGCGCTTTTGACGTTACCTTGCCGCGTTGTCCCAAGTGCGGGCTGACGCAGGTGCCAAAATCTCTGGCCGAAGGCAAGATGGTTGAAGTGGAGTCACTGCTGGAAGACAAATGA
- the trsM gene encoding DVU_1556 family methyltransferase — MSALWESESFRRVAGNVWRPGGTALTARALEVCRERCGLAPGQLVLDLGCGCGATVELLHKAGYRVLGLDRQVQPDAVSLAGQCNSQIIQADMARLPLAANCAGGLVCECVLSLLADPVAFLLQCLRVLRPGGVLLFSDLTRREPGLRANSAVPCNSGGLAACKKAPSEERQVFSDQQEKGSSCMDGARPADLWAQHLQQAGFKIVHYEDHSRALVELAARMVWYGDSGSESKGGSGGCSCIASGGGRKYGYGLWIAQKEKA, encoded by the coding sequence ATGAGCGCTTTGTGGGAAAGTGAATCATTCCGCCGTGTGGCTGGCAACGTATGGCGGCCCGGCGGCACGGCCCTGACTGCCAGGGCGCTTGAGGTATGCCGCGAGCGTTGTGGTCTTGCGCCCGGCCAGCTGGTGCTGGATTTGGGCTGCGGCTGCGGGGCCACTGTGGAGCTGCTGCACAAGGCTGGCTATCGTGTTCTGGGGCTGGACAGGCAAGTGCAGCCGGACGCCGTATCTTTAGCGGGCCAGTGCAACAGCCAGATCATTCAGGCGGATATGGCGCGCCTGCCCTTGGCTGCAAACTGCGCCGGGGGCCTTGTGTGCGAATGCGTGCTCTCGCTATTGGCAGATCCTGTGGCCTTTCTGCTGCAATGCCTGCGTGTGCTGCGTCCCGGCGGGGTGCTGCTGTTCAGCGATCTCACGCGGCGGGAACCGGGTTTGCGCGCAAACTCAGCCGTCCCTTGCAATTCCGGCGGGCTTGCAGCTTGTAAAAAAGCTCCGTCAGAAGAACGCCAAGTTTTTTCAGACCAGCAGGAAAAAGGTTCATCCTGCATGGACGGCGCACGCCCGGCAGATTTGTGGGCGCAGCATCTGCAGCAGGCCGGATTCAAGATAGTGCATTACGAAGACCATAGCAGGGCGCTGGTCGAGCTGGCAGCCCGCATGGTCTGGTATGGAGATTCCGGTTCAGAGAGCAAAGGGGGTTCGGGCGGCTGCTCCTGCATCGCTTCTGGCGGCGGGCGCAAGTACGGCTATGGATTGTGGATAGCACAAAAGGAGAAAGCATGA
- a CDS encoding DVU_1555 family C-GCAxxG-C-C protein has protein sequence MNPMMMELLPLVHEGYCCSQLLVLLMLQARDQENPDLVRAINGLCHGIGQSDGPCGLLTGGACALALVAGKGAASETPHAMLSPLLNDYATWFYERTNLYGGQSCSQIAAGLGATSGAPGEVPNPVACGDLLAESWEKIIELVQSYDLDIMPAS, from the coding sequence ATGAATCCAATGATGATGGAGCTTCTGCCTCTGGTGCACGAGGGCTATTGTTGCAGCCAGTTGCTGGTATTGCTTATGCTTCAGGCCCGCGATCAGGAAAATCCTGATCTGGTGAGGGCGATTAACGGCCTTTGCCACGGTATCGGCCAGTCGGACGGGCCTTGCGGCCTGCTCACGGGCGGCGCTTGCGCTCTGGCGTTGGTGGCGGGCAAGGGCGCGGCCAGCGAAACGCCGCACGCCATGCTTAGTCCCCTGCTTAACGACTACGCCACCTGGTTTTACGAGCGCACAAATCTTTATGGCGGGCAAAGCTGCAGCCAGATTGCCGCCGGGCTTGGCGCTACTTCGGGCGCGCCGGGCGAGGTTCCCAACCCCGTGGCCTGTGGCGATTTGCTGGCTGAAAGCTGGGAAAAGATTATTGAACTGGTCCAGAGTTATGATCTGGACATCATGCCTGCGTCATGA
- a CDS encoding radical SAM protein, translating to MILRRTQSLCPVCLRRLDAVYALAQNDPNCVELRKTCPDHGQFSVPVWRTLPSTATEVAGQPKTGEPGNAPVPAFESWSRPKSPSYPLHPRTAIDQGCPFDCGLCPSHVQHTCTGLVEVTMRCNMACPICYASAGGTGRKTGGDPDLACIASQMDALRTASGPCNVQISGGEPTVREDLPQIIRLARERAFGLVQVNTNGLRLAEEEGYAAKLRQAGLDSVYLQWDGVSDETFTTLRGRPCMDFKRRAVAACAKAGLGVVLVATLVRGVNDGEAGDLLRLALQLGPAVRGLHVQPAAFFGRYPWRLDEAPRLTLPEVMSCFTRQAPEFVRPEHMHPPGCENELCSFSAVYRRVDAARIPNGNAAAEKDAQTTLQWLADAGQSCCSPRSQSAGGAAPSVMGATGASGTADQQKASSAVSHEASLAAAGLPLSAEEGARKAKQFVALHWRGNGGAAPEEATGTQGFGAASAEVDGFSRFLSQAGAERRFTLSGMAFQDALSLDLERVRGCCIHVLRRDGRMIPFCLHNLTAQDGTRLYAEDPS from the coding sequence ATGATTTTGCGCCGCACCCAGAGTTTATGCCCGGTCTGTCTGCGTCGCCTGGACGCAGTATACGCGCTGGCGCAGAACGATCCAAACTGCGTGGAGTTGCGCAAAACATGCCCGGATCACGGCCAGTTCAGCGTGCCTGTATGGCGTACGCTTCCATCAACCGCAACAGAAGTTGCGGGCCAGCCGAAAACAGGCGAACCGGGCAACGCGCCTGTGCCCGCGTTTGAGTCCTGGTCGCGGCCCAAAAGTCCTTCCTACCCATTGCATCCACGAACTGCCATAGACCAGGGCTGTCCTTTCGACTGCGGCCTGTGCCCGTCCCATGTGCAGCATACCTGTACGGGCCTTGTGGAAGTGACCATGCGCTGCAATATGGCCTGCCCCATCTGTTACGCAAGCGCGGGCGGAACAGGGCGGAAAACTGGCGGCGATCCTGACCTTGCCTGCATTGCCAGCCAGATGGACGCGCTCAGAACTGCGTCTGGCCCGTGCAATGTGCAGATTTCCGGTGGCGAGCCCACGGTGCGTGAAGATTTGCCGCAAATCATCCGGCTTGCGCGCGAACGGGCCTTCGGTCTTGTGCAGGTCAATACCAATGGCCTGCGGCTGGCCGAAGAAGAGGGCTATGCCGCCAAGTTGCGGCAAGCCGGGCTGGATTCCGTTTATCTGCAGTGGGACGGCGTGAGCGACGAAACGTTCACAACACTGCGGGGCCGCCCGTGTATGGATTTCAAGCGCCGTGCCGTGGCAGCCTGTGCCAAGGCCGGACTTGGCGTGGTGCTGGTGGCTACCCTTGTGCGGGGCGTCAATGATGGCGAAGCCGGCGATTTGTTGCGGCTGGCCTTGCAATTGGGGCCAGCGGTGCGGGGGCTGCATGTTCAGCCTGCGGCGTTTTTCGGGCGTTACCCCTGGCGTCTGGACGAAGCGCCACGGCTCACCCTGCCAGAGGTTATGTCCTGTTTCACCCGGCAGGCACCCGAATTTGTGCGCCCCGAGCATATGCACCCGCCGGGCTGCGAAAACGAACTGTGCTCTTTCAGCGCCGTATACCGCCGCGTTGATGCCGCGCGTATACCAAACGGAAATGCTGCGGCCGAAAAAGACGCTCAGACCACACTGCAATGGCTGGCGGACGCAGGGCAGTCCTGCTGTTCTCCACGCTCCCAGAGTGCTGGCGGTGCGGCCCCATCTGTAATGGGCGCAACAGGTGCAAGCGGGACGGCGGATCAACAAAAAGCTTCATCAGCGGTCTCTCACGAAGCTTCTCTGGCTGCTGCTGGCCTGCCGCTGTCAGCAGAAGAGGGCGCGCGCAAGGCAAAGCAGTTTGTGGCCCTGCACTGGCGGGGCAATGGCGGCGCTGCGCCGGAGGAAGCAACAGGAACGCAGGGTTTTGGCGCTGCCAGTGCGGAAGTGGACGGCTTCAGCCGTTTTTTGAGCCAGGCCGGGGCCGAGCGCAGATTTACGCTGTCTGGCATGGCTTTTCAGGACGCCTTGAGTCTGGATCTTGAGCGTGTGCGGGGCTGCTGCATTCATGTGCTGCGCCGTGACGGGCGCATGATACCCTTTTGCCTGCATAATCTTACGGCACAAGACGGCACGCGGCTGTACGCGGAGGACCCTTCATGA
- a CDS encoding phenylacetate--CoA ligase family protein: MSARPRSASRGASRSPSSKGVRRASGFGNPLDNWLAEQCGAQGADAASFVRALREARTRALAQCLEYAATRSAFYAHRLAGCNLSRITLENLHSLPFTTAEDLARWEDFLCVSRGDVQRMVTLHTSGTTGGPKRLAFTEADLARTVDFFRVGMSQLVGAGQKLAVLLPGAARPDGVADLLRQSLRSEGVEVCAPPPELLAPPDAPQKTLVGERPEALPVVESTPEVIGSTPEDVSPARACGQCPSVDVHAFTASSIEVRPELAQWLTEVQPHCLVAAPGQLEGLLRYYPKSGPPGLCGLLSSADRLDSVLSHVLATVWNCTVLDHYGLTETGYGGAVECAAHDGYHMRLLDMIVEIVDFCGDEPLPPGEAGEVVITTLGREAMPLIRYRTGDVASILPGPCACGSPLPRLGPVRGRLERCGSRVRVVQMPKGGGNTPANGNQIGVTAHKGPHCATGGWGDWM; the protein is encoded by the coding sequence ATGAGCGCGCGTCCCCGTTCTGCATCGCGCGGTGCTTCACGCTCCCCTTCTTCCAAGGGGGTCAGGCGGGCATCCGGCTTTGGCAACCCCCTGGATAACTGGCTGGCCGAGCAGTGTGGCGCACAGGGGGCGGATGCCGCCAGTTTTGTGCGTGCACTGCGTGAAGCCCGCACACGCGCTTTAGCGCAGTGTCTGGAGTACGCGGCAACGCGCAGTGCTTTTTATGCCCACAGGCTGGCCGGGTGCAATCTGAGCCGCATCACCCTGGAAAATCTGCACAGCCTGCCTTTTACCACGGCGGAAGATCTGGCCCGGTGGGAGGATTTTCTTTGTGTTTCGCGCGGTGACGTGCAGCGCATGGTGACGCTGCATACGTCGGGCACCACTGGCGGCCCCAAGCGGCTGGCGTTTACCGAGGCCGACCTTGCCCGCACTGTGGATTTTTTTCGTGTGGGCATGTCGCAACTGGTCGGCGCAGGGCAAAAGCTGGCCGTGCTGCTGCCGGGAGCCGCACGGCCTGATGGTGTGGCAGATCTGCTGCGCCAGTCGCTGCGTTCAGAAGGTGTGGAGGTGTGCGCGCCACCGCCGGAATTGCTGGCTCCCCCAGATGCGCCACAGAAAACTCTGGTGGGTGAGAGGCCGGAAGCCTTGCCTGTGGTTGAATCCACGCCGGAGGTTATTGGATCTACGCCAGAGGATGTTTCGCCTGCCCGCGCATGTGGGCAATGCCCGTCTGTAGATGTTCACGCGTTTACGGCTTCATCGATTGAGGTACGTCCAGAGCTGGCCCAATGGCTGACGGAAGTACAGCCCCATTGTCTGGTTGCCGCGCCCGGTCAGCTTGAAGGCTTGTTGCGCTATTACCCCAAAAGTGGGCCTCCCGGGCTTTGCGGTCTGCTCAGCAGTGCAGACCGTCTTGACTCTGTGCTGAGTCATGTACTGGCTACTGTATGGAACTGCACTGTGCTTGACCACTACGGCCTGACGGAAACTGGCTACGGCGGAGCGGTGGAATGCGCCGCTCACGATGGCTATCATATGCGTCTGCTGGATATGATTGTGGAAATTGTGGATTTTTGCGGTGATGAACCCCTGCCTCCGGGCGAAGCGGGCGAGGTAGTCATTACCACTTTGGGACGCGAGGCCATGCCGCTTATTCGCTACCGCACAGGCGACGTGGCCAGCATTTTGCCTGGGCCGTGCGCCTGTGGCAGTCCTTTGCCACGCCTTGGCCCGGTGCGGGGCAGGCTTGAACGGTGCGGAAGCCGTGTGCGTGTGGTGCAGATGCCCAAGGGCGGCGGCAACACGCCTGCCAATGGCAATCAAATTGGAGTGACTGCTCACAAAGGCCCACACTGCGCTACTGGCGGCTGGGGAGACTGGATGTGA